A genomic stretch from Nymphalis io chromosome 25, ilAglIoxx1.1, whole genome shotgun sequence includes:
- the LOC126778296 gene encoding transcription factor BTF3 homolog 4-like, whose amino-acid sequence MNTEKLKKLQSQVRIGGKGTPRRKKKVVHATAATDDKKLQSSLKKLSVNTIPGIEEVNMIKDDGTVIHFNNPKAQASLAANTFAITGHGENKQIAEMLPGILSQLGPEGLNQLKKIASSVAPPKPLDEDDEVPNLVGNFDEASKQEAKEVVTEDKEKEKEKEKEKEKEKKPETETKADKKID is encoded by the coding sequence ATGAACACCGAGAAACTCAAAAAATTGCAGTCACAAGTCCGCATAGGCGGCAAGGGAACTCCGAGGCGTAAGAAGAAGGTCGTCCATGCGACCGCCGCCACAGATGACAAGAAACTGCAATCATCTCTCAAGAAATTATCAGTAAACACTATCCCCGGCATCGAGGAAGTGAATATGATAAAAGATGACGGCACAGTAATACATTTTAACAACCCTAAAGCTCAGGCATCGCTTGCGGCGAACACTTTCGCTATCACCGGTCATGGAGAGAATAAGCAAATAGCTGAGATGCTCCCCGGTATTCTGAGTCAACTGGGACCTGAAGGGTTAAATCAGTTAAAGAAAATCGCGTCGAGTGTGGCGCCGCCGAAACCTCTCGACGAGGACGACGAAGTACCTAACCTCGTTGGTAATTTTGATGAAGCGTCAAAGCAGGAAGCTAAGGAGGTAGTCACTGAGGATAAGGAAAAGGAAAAAGAAAAGGAGAAAGAGAAAGAGAAGGAAAAAAAACCAGAAACAGAAACCAAAGCGGacaaaaaaattgattaa